gaaaaggaaattctGAATACTATAGCAGCCGCTCTAGGGGAGGCCTTttgtaatatttcttttttcttgtaatgCGTTTCATTGACATCCAAACAGAATATCATGAGTTTAGTTTAACGTGCTCATATATTACCTTGATTTGGGTACGCGTtgtgttattttcttttgagtACTTTTTTTCACTGTAGTGATAGGGTTTGGTTTTGTAAATGCCGTTGAATTCGAACGGTTTGAAATATTCAGAATTATCATCAAATTGGAGCAAGGTTGAGATTGAGGTTCTGAATGAATCCTCTGTACGATGTTGGACATTGTGGCATCATGCATTTAtcatctgtttggttgctgagaaagcggAGAAGGAAGGAAATTAAAAGAGTACATTGTGGATTTCTTGTTGTTTGAGATATGAGAAGTAAAGTGCCCAATCAATTGGGCCTAATACAACCACTTGGTTTGTTTGAGGTGAGAGTTCAGTTTGTAATGCTAAATGAagtaaatgaaatataaaaacataagtTTCTTTTGGGTTCCTCAGttatctaagttttttttttttaatttcctcgTGTTGTGGAgaacaaaatattattgattcatctttcttttttttttttcatttcctgcGTCTTGCTTGTGCCCCTTCTCCTCTCTTTTCTCTGTTGTCATGGCATTGCCTTTTAATATAATGCTTTTATGTgcatgtattattattatttttgaatttaagagTGTGTTCAATGTAATTTGGGCTGGAGTTCTTGGATGTTGACTTAGATTTATGTTTGTGGTTTGGGCTGTGTGGTGATATAGGCAGGCAGCAGATACTTTTGGTGGGTCGGAGTTGGCAATTCCTGGGCCTGATAGTGTTGtgttttatctttcattttgtCATATATTTGAGAAAGTTTACTTACAGGTTTCCAGTATGACTCCGGATAGAAGCAGAAGCCCACCACGAGCCAAGAGGCTTCGTAGCAGTGACCGTGCTTCTTACCGAGATGCACCTTACCCAAGGGATCGTCGAGTTCACCGGTTTGCTCCTTTATCAATTCAGCAAAATCTAACTGTTATTCCTTTTATCTATACACACACACTTATAGCCCATGTTGCATAAATGTTATAGTTACATGTTGCGGTTCTTGTTTGAAAAGTGTGCTCTTAGTGATGATTATGTTCTTTTGTCTGTTCCATTTCTCACTTGTTCTTAGATacaattttccttctttctttcttcttgggCCTTGCTTATTActaggaatcacttatgttcgGGTGCTTGTAGTGCTAAAAGATAAAACTTATGCTTTTATCATGTATTCACATTGTGTATGCCTGCCTCAGATTGGTGACATGAAGAGACTAATTTCTCTACAACTATTGAAAAATTGCAGTGTCCTTATCTAGTTCTGGAAAACGCCATATATAGGAACTTAATGTGTATGCATGTGTAGATGGCTTAAAATTGGGTGGATGCTTTCTTGTTGTAACTTCAAAATTTCatgcaaaagtaaaaaataaaaaaggatacatgaagatgaagaaattgaaaataccATAGATGAGAATAACTTGGATAGGGCATGTGATCCCCGAGTCTTGCTTTGGAGTGATTACCTAAATCAATGTATGGTTATTTTCTAAcaaatatatcattttcttaaacaatTTGGAAGAGCTACTGTAATAgataaaattgagaaagaaatcCCCTCTGGAATTCTATTGAACATCTACTTGTAAACACATTAACATTGTCTGTGGTAGTCCAGGCCTGCAGCATTGGAGGTTACTATCTCCAGTATGTTGATTTTCTAAATGTGTTCCTCTCAAAAGTGGTCTCCTTGATGTGTGGACTCTACCTTTGTTAAAACCAAGATCTTTTAGTTGCTGCTGTCTTTTGGTTTAAATTATAACAACCAATTATATTGTTAATTTCCAGGCAAGATTATCTGTGCAATAAATGTAAGAGACCAGGGCATTTTGCCAGGGATTGCCCAAATGTGACTGTATGCAACAACTGTGGCCTTCCTGGGTAAGATGAATTCCTCCCCTTCTAGTTTTCTAGAACATTTCATGTTTTATGAGAGAACAATTTCTAGAATTAAAATATGTCAATACTTGGTTGATGTATCATGTATGGTGGTTCCTCAGGATAGTTTAAACCCTGATTCACCCACCAAACTGATTTCTGGCAAAAACCTGATTTAATATGTTCTCCTTTGTAGCCACATAGCTGCTGAGTGTAACTCAACAACCATTTGTTGGAACTGTAAAGAGTCTGGACATCTTGCAAGCCAATGTCCTAATGATCCAGTGTGCCATATGTGTGGCAAAATGGGTCACCTGGCTCGGGATTGCTCATGCCCAGGTCTACCCGCTCATGATGCGAGACTCTGCAACAACTGCTACAAGCCAGGCCACATTGCTGCGGAGCTGCACCAATGAGAAGGCTTGCAACAACTGCCGTAAAACTGGCCACCTCGCTTGAGACTGCCTCAATGAGCCTGTCTGCAACATCTGCAATATATCAGGTCATGTAGCCCACCAGTGCCCAAAATGAAGGCTGTTACCAGAGATGGGAGGCCCTTTCTGTGACATAACATGCCACAACTGTGGGCAGCCAGGCCATATCAGCCGTGACTCTGTATCCATTGTCATCTGCAACAACTGTGGTGGGAGAGGTCATCAATCATTTGAGTGCCCTTCAGTCCGAATGTTTGACTGTGTTGTGCGCAGGTATTGACCAGCCACTTATAGGAATCTTTCATGGGAACTacattttgttttgttgtaatACGTTTAGATTGCAAATTGATTGATCTTAAATGAGAGATATAAGCGTCCGATTCCTCTTTCATAGAGCTACTTGGTAGTATGTTGCATGGAAAAGAGTGAGGCAAGGCCATTGCTGGGTGTCCTTCCTATTTCAGTGtgaattttagtttgaaaactTTATGGCAAATCATTATCTCAGGGCTTGGATATGGGCATTCTGGATATTTTGAATCTGCCTCCCATATGCCTCTTAGGGGTGTGTGAATATTCCCTCGACTGAGATTCAGCTTAGTGTTGATTACTCTAATATTACACGATTTTATTCAAAAGTTGATCAACTCTGGAATCTGTGTGGGGATGGCGGACTTCCATTGTTATCAATCTACCACTCTCCATTATTAAGTTGTCTTGAGCAGTTTGGAGAAGTGCGACAACATCTTCAGCCTCACAAGCTGGCGCTGGTGCCCACATGCTAAACCTGACCTTACTAGACGCATCTCAGTGGCTCTAGGGCAAAGTCATTGCTGAGAGCTCCACGTCCAATGCTCTCATCATGGTCGCCAGGGCAAATTCTTCTCCAATGGCTAATGAGCGTTGAAGTTCAGAGCGGTCCTCACTGATCTCATTTGGCTTTCTATGCCCACCATCGCGGCAGTCTCCGGTCATGCCTCTGCTGCGCCTCCTACTGAGCCACAACTATGTCCTCACGATAAGGACTGTTGCTTCGTCTACATGAGCGAGCTGGACAGCTGAATCAAGTTTCTAGCTATTCAGTGCACAATCCGGCGAAGGCTCGGCTCGAGCTCTTGATTCAAGCTACCAAATTGATGGCACGGGATGCGCTGGCTTTGGGATCATTGACTGGGCACATGATAGCGTGGACGAGAccatttagattaaaaaataaaataaaaacatgagagCCACGTATAACTTCTTGTGTCCAAGATGTTTAAGCCCAAATCAAGCCATTGTCCTCAACTCGGCCCATTTCAGCTAATGAGCAGCCCACTAAGGTTATTTTGATAGTTTTGAGACTCTTCTTAAAAAGAGTAAAgcacaaaaaatgattttcgaAACTCTCAGAAAACGTTGAACtaacttttaacaaaaaatagtttttaatgatttattttaaaaatatcctatttttgaaaaaataaaaatattttaaaattattttttaaaaaatattttgagtaacaattgaaaatattaataatttttttttataatatttataaaaatatatttgttattttatatcttttatctTGATATTGATTCAGATAAGATAAGTTTATCGGACTTTACGAGGTAGGATTTCCATCCTTGAAATGAAGGAAGAGGCTCTCTATTGCTTTACTCTTGGAGCATCAGTGAGGGAGAGCGATGTGCAGTTTGGAGAAGCGCGGAAACATCTTCATCCTCACGCTCACCGGCCCCGGCGAGCACCGGCTAAATCCCACCCTACTCGATGCCATTTCAGCCGCCCTAAGCCGAGTAAGAGCCGAGAGTTCAATGTCATCTGCTCTCATCACGACCGCCGAGGGCAAGTTCTTCTCCAACGGCTACGATCTCGCGTGGGCCTCCGCTTCCGGCGGCGTCTTCCTCGATCGGCTCAAGCTCATGTCTTCAAAACTCAGATCACTCGTCGCCGATCTGATTTCCCTTCCGATGCCGACTATCGCCGCCATCTCTGGCCACTGCTCAGCCGCCGCTGCGATTCTCGCGCTTAGCCACGACTACGTTCTCATGAGGAATGACCGCGGCTTTATCTACATGTCCGAGCTCGACATCGAGCTCAAGATTCCCGATTGGTTCGTAGCGCTGATTCGAAGCAAGATCGGAGCGCCGAGGTCTCAACGCGAGCTCATGCTTCGAGCCGCTAAATTGACGGCTCATGATGCGCTGAATTGGGGTATTATCGACTCCGCGCACGATAGCACGGAGGAG
This DNA window, taken from Vitis riparia cultivar Riparia Gloire de Montpellier isolate 1030 chromosome 13, EGFV_Vit.rip_1.0, whole genome shotgun sequence, encodes the following:
- the LOC117928814 gene encoding enoyl-CoA delta isomerase 1, peroxisomal-like — its product is MCSLEKRGNIFILTLTGPGEHRLNPTLLDAISAALSRVRAESSMSSALITTAEGKFFSNGYDLAWASASGGVFLDRLKLMSSKLRSLVADLISLPMPTIAAISGHCSAAAAILALSHDYVLMRNDRGFIYMSELDIELKIPDWFVALIRSKIGAPRSQRELMLRAAKLTAHDALNWGIIDSAHDSTEETVKAAIRLGEVLVGRKWDGHVYAQIRMRMLADVFDKIGCDESVGEVCHTRSRL